A portion of the Acidisarcina polymorpha genome contains these proteins:
- a CDS encoding acyltransferase family protein, whose protein sequence is MPKSIPVTANTERTKPENRAFFPALDGLRAIAFLMVFFHHYLLVPWGWMGVDVFFVLSGFLITGILYDTCHDAYRARNFYVRRTLRIFPLYYSVMLALLLSAPIFHWQWSWSWLIWPAYLGNYAPFLRPYLPLSPMERLADFHMVGAVSGFHITLFLGHFWSLCVEEQFYLIWPWVVFWIRDRVRLCWICAATLPLCLAMRLAGQHLFPKWMLDNQILSRATPFRLDALLIGGLIALLLRGSYSAMLLRIARVALPIAMAILLAWAYFTPAGNLVQQAQPDADWLFTWWLSALDLLAALVILVAVQPRSLLYRGLSLRPLRWLGRISYGAYVLHDIPHVFYSHIGIRLAPTHPRIAVATVALISSIGLAWLSFRYLESPFLNLKERFTVSSTPVLAQRSERT, encoded by the coding sequence TTGCCGAAAAGCATACCAGTTACAGCCAACACTGAGCGCACGAAGCCAGAAAATCGAGCGTTCTTCCCTGCGCTGGATGGTTTGCGCGCCATTGCATTCCTTATGGTTTTCTTTCATCACTACCTACTCGTCCCGTGGGGCTGGATGGGAGTCGATGTCTTCTTTGTACTGTCCGGATTTCTGATTACGGGCATCCTCTACGACACCTGCCATGATGCTTATCGCGCCCGTAACTTCTACGTTCGACGAACGCTCCGCATCTTCCCGCTCTACTATAGTGTTATGTTAGCGCTGCTGTTATCGGCGCCCATCTTTCATTGGCAGTGGTCTTGGTCCTGGCTGATTTGGCCGGCCTACCTAGGCAACTACGCTCCTTTTTTGAGGCCGTACCTCCCGCTTTCGCCCATGGAAAGGCTGGCTGATTTTCATATGGTCGGCGCGGTGAGTGGCTTCCATATCACCCTGTTTTTAGGCCATTTCTGGTCGCTCTGCGTTGAGGAACAGTTCTACCTGATTTGGCCATGGGTGGTCTTTTGGATTCGCGACCGCGTCCGACTCTGTTGGATTTGCGCCGCTACTTTGCCACTGTGTCTTGCAATGAGATTAGCGGGCCAGCATCTGTTTCCGAAGTGGATGCTCGATAACCAGATCCTTTCGCGGGCCACTCCGTTCCGCCTCGACGCATTGCTCATTGGCGGCTTAATCGCTCTCTTACTCAGAGGGTCCTATTCGGCCATGCTGCTTAGAATCGCCAGGGTTGCGCTCCCGATCGCCATGGCGATATTGCTGGCCTGGGCATATTTCACGCCCGCCGGAAATCTTGTTCAGCAGGCTCAACCTGACGCGGACTGGTTGTTCACCTGGTGGCTAAGCGCTCTCGACTTATTGGCAGCTCTGGTCATTCTGGTGGCTGTTCAACCGCGTTCACTGCTTTATCGAGGTCTGAGTTTACGACCGTTGCGTTGGCTGGGTCGCATCAGCTACGGCGCATATGTATTGCACGATATCCCGCATGTGTTTTACAGCCACATTGGCATAAGACTGGCGCCGACCCACCCTAGGATTGCGGTTGCGACTGTTGCTCTCATTTCTTCGATTGGTCTGGCTTGGTTGAGCTTCCGGTACCTTGAGAGCCCCTTTCTTAATCTCAAAGAGAGATTCACAGTATCCTCCACGCCGGTCCTGGCTCAGAGGAGTGAGCGCACATAG
- a CDS encoding acyltransferase family protein, with protein MPNLDLLRACAVLSVVLEHVLIAYKIYWIGYWEIRWVGVVGVFLFFVHTSLVLMWSLERKPHTLDFYIRRIFRLYPLALAVLAITLLFHAPVSSTLTDFFRFQPPKGVLDVVGAALLIPNIVGGYVPVGVMWTLPYEVEMYLCLPVIFFFVRSNFNRWTLLLLWVFVVAICRPLFRDTPHNFFLCIPYFLPGIMAYVGFRRTRPFLPAWTFPLALAVLWSVFLVRPGWRPADLLCLAVGLGLPFFHQITLKPLLRISHLIAKYSYGAYLVHPFSITLGLYFMPHQPLALQIAVILISLVVFSVAAYHLLEYPMIRLGSRLAKQASNRFEQHDINVARNAPTPELIA; from the coding sequence ATGCCGAACCTTGATTTGCTCCGAGCTTGTGCGGTTCTTTCTGTTGTACTGGAGCACGTTTTAATTGCATACAAGATTTATTGGATCGGATATTGGGAAATCAGGTGGGTGGGGGTGGTGGGCGTCTTTCTCTTTTTCGTGCACACTTCGCTTGTCTTAATGTGGTCCTTGGAGCGTAAGCCCCATACTTTAGATTTCTACATTCGTCGCATATTCCGCCTCTATCCGCTGGCCTTAGCCGTTCTCGCCATTACATTGCTCTTTCACGCTCCGGTATCTAGTACTCTGACGGACTTCTTCCGGTTCCAACCGCCCAAGGGGGTGCTCGACGTTGTGGGGGCTGCATTACTCATACCGAATATTGTCGGCGGCTATGTTCCCGTAGGAGTCATGTGGACGTTACCCTACGAGGTCGAGATGTACCTGTGTTTGCCCGTGATTTTCTTCTTTGTCCGGAGCAATTTCAACCGGTGGACGCTTCTTCTGTTGTGGGTGTTCGTAGTGGCAATCTGCCGACCGTTATTCAGAGACACTCCTCACAACTTCTTTCTGTGCATTCCATATTTTCTTCCTGGCATTATGGCGTACGTCGGTTTTCGACGTACTCGACCATTTCTGCCAGCATGGACATTCCCTTTAGCTCTAGCGGTGCTATGGAGCGTCTTCCTGGTTAGACCAGGATGGAGACCGGCGGACTTACTTTGTTTGGCAGTTGGTCTAGGCCTCCCCTTTTTCCATCAGATCACATTAAAACCCCTGCTCCGCATAAGCCACCTCATCGCTAAATACTCATATGGCGCCTATCTCGTGCATCCGTTCTCGATCACACTGGGGCTTTATTTCATGCCCCATCAACCCCTTGCCTTACAAATTGCAGTTATTCTTATCTCCTTGGTCGTCTTCTCGGTAGCAGCGTACCATCTTTTGGAATACCCGATGATCCGCCTAGGCTCACGTCTGGCCAAACAAGCTTCAAACAGATTCGAACAGCACGACATAAACGTAGCGCGTAACGCTCCAACTCCGGAGCTTATTGCGTAA